In the genome of Arachis hypogaea cultivar Tifrunner chromosome 9, arahy.Tifrunner.gnm2.J5K5, whole genome shotgun sequence, the window ctccttttgaagtctctgaggatatggcatcttaggcttgtactcaggagcctttggcagtgtaggataagtgtcaagagagtctgggaatggattgtccgcacgctttggaggggcgtgctccaactctcccctctttttctctggagcttccttttcaactagctcttcattgaccttggtctcagaaccagctactttaccacttcttaattgaatagccttgcaatcttctcctgggttcaccattgtatcaccttgaaatgtacttgcagacctctcaagtatttgcttgctcagttgacccactagtacttctaaatttttaatggaggctctggtttcctgcataacttgtgcttcttcacttgccacttgtccacttatcacagtgatagccttacattcttctcttggatttggaattgtgttactaggaaggctattagtggtcctctgatcaatttcattaactctggtggctatttgacccatttgaatctccaggttcttgatggatgcactggtttcctgtctaaaacctgtcaatattgcttccaaatcattgttctgttggaaaccaccctgagaattattgttgaagttctgaggtctttgaggttgatctctccatccaaaaagttgggtgattcctccatccctggttgtatgtcttagaatatgggtcattgttgggatttctaggaccactccccatgtaattcacctgttcaaaagaaggttgagcataatcataattatcatttcgCACAAAATTACatgccatgtcataggagacttcctatgggggattttgggtgttgatagctgagacttgcatgccacccatctgttgagttagtagatttatttgctgagacatcagcttgttctgagcaagaagagcattaatagCATCAATAACATCTACTTCCAACATGCCTCTCTTCTGAGGGgtttcagagttcacaggattcctgttagaagagtataaatattggttgcttgcaaccaattcaatcagctcaatagtctcctccggtgtcttcttcttgtgcaatgaacatcctgcagaattgtctaagcacattttggacatttcacccaagccttcataaaatatGTCTATTTGTGtctatttggagaacatgtctagagggcattgcctagtcagtaacttgtatctctcccaagcttcatacagagtctcacaatccttttgtctgaaggtctgaacctccatcctaagcttattcaacttctttggtgggaaaaattttatgaaaaacttAGTAACCACattgttccaagtatccaaactgtccttgggttgagaatctagccatagttttgctccatccctcagagcaaatgggaagaccatgagtttgtacacctctgggtttatCTATTTGTTTTCACAAtgtcacaaatttgcagaaaactagaaataaattgatttgggttttcgtggggaagaccatgatactgacagttttgttgcaccagggtgaccagttgaggcttcaactcaaagttattcgCAGCAATAGggggcaccacaatgctttttccataaagatccgcagtaggggtagaataagagccaagcactctcctttgttgatcatccccattcggatttgtCATATTGACATTAGCATTATTATtgggatccatagtggattctgtagccttgtaaagtcttgcttgttgtaaacgccgcctgaaagtcctttcaggttcaggatcaaagtctaagagatgttctttgtctctgttcctgcgcataaacaaccagaaaacaagaaagaatgggAATTTCTACgttagagtgcagagaattcccaatGAGGTAACCTATGTAAAGAGATAAAagtattgaataaaataaatagaaggaaaataataaataggtaacaccaaacttaatttcagaaattaagaaaaaatattggtgctatttattaaaaaaaattttgaaaatattttaaatatatatatatatatatttaaataaaagaaaaaaaagaaaacgaaaaaagggGGCAAGGGGTACTGaacggaaaagaagaaaaaaaattggttaacaaCGTAAAGAaaaattttacaataataaaacaatatttaaataaaaattaaaactaaaacgcctaatctaagcgaTCAAACAACtagtagttgttaatcacagtcaatccctgacaacggcgccaaaaacttgatgcggttTTTTTAcaacccacacttactaaccggcaagttcaccaggtcgtaccaagtaataccttacgtgagtaagggtcgatcccatgaggattgatggatcaagcaacaatagtgtttgatagaattagtcaggcaagcagaaaatagtgttttggtattcaaagagcattagacacagacaaataaataagttaggaataatataatgagaagatagttaaggtttcagagttatctatttttccagatttatttttattactaactaatttaatcatgcaagatataatttcatggcaaactatatgtgactaggccctaattctttagaccttcctagtctcctctaaaattcattaactgccaatttcttggtcaattacttccaattagagggtaaaaatcaattttcagtttatatgccacaaaaattctaattacccaaaaataaagagattatatgtcacgtatcccattaaatccaaataattaaaatttaggataatatgtttccaagctgttgttcaagtaaagagcttttctaaattttacaagaactcaattagaacatgggtcatacttccgttccacccaatattCATTAAattaagagcgaaaacaattattgaaatatagatCAAAACATGaacaaattagaaagatcaaacgaattaaTCCattagaaatagacagagctcctaaccttaacaatgaaggattagttgctcatggttcagagaagaaaaataagggttcttGTAACAACCTGATacctgtctaaatgtacagagtttttatttattactaatcctaataggtttaaaaatcaaaaactaaaattaatatcttttcctaaaagataagatttgaatttaaattcgaattaattaatagATTTTCAGTttatgggtggggaccacttgaattgtccattctgcagcttctaatatgtattttttaggccgaaaattgggtcaaaaacagtccagaaatcgTAACTAGCGTCATttgtatttttgcagatcgcgcatgtgacgcatccgcgtcatccacgcattcgcgtcatttgtgcagattccagtccacgcgttcgcgtcaggcacgcgatcgcgtcattgcaatttctccattccgcgcggtcgcgtgagccatgcgtccgcgtcggtcttcgctggtcatctctttggtttcttctttttctctacaaaaacttcatcaaatccctccgaatgctacctaaaataaataaaattgcacaaaactcaaaatagcatccatagtggataaaatataattaattctaaattaaactcaacaatttagatgcaaattcactaggaaaagatagataagatgctcacgcatcacagcAAGTTATGCAACAAAAGCAGTTTGGCTAAGAAGAATTCCTGaggaattaaacaagaaaaaaagtaCTCCAGTAACAATATTTTGTGATAACAAGTCAGCTATTACACTTTGTAAAAAATCCAGTATTCCATGAGAAATCAAAgtatattgatattcaatttcatAAAATCAGACTTGGTGAATGAAAAAGAAGTTGTAATTGAGTATTGTCTTACTAAAGAACAAGTTGCAGATATATTTACAAAGCTATTGAGGACTTAGTTATGTTACAAGTTGAAAAAGATGTTTGAAAtatttaattctgcaagtttgATTTAAGGAAGGCAATGTTAGATAATTAAATCAAGAACATTCAAGGATAGTACAAATACAATATGCTAAAACATTAAAGAAATtcgaaattaaattgaattggaaaccatGTTGCACCCTCAATTAAGTGGTAGAAACTACAAGAATGCACGTTGTTTTTCCTAGTGCAAGAcaacacaacattcatgaaaaataaagaattatgaATTGAAAGTTTCAAGTTGAtgactaaacttaaaaattttgaagcaaaTTTGAATAAGAAAGTTAACTAGTCAAAGTTTTTGCTAGTTTCATGAAATATTACAATTAGTACTTAGTTCTtataagaattattattttattatgaaaatttgcctatataaaaattttataggtATGTTGTTAATCATCTCTCCATATGAATGAAAATATATTGGATTATTAGAAATTTTCTTCTAATTTATGAGTGTGTTGTTGGTGACTTTGAAAGCCAAAAAGATGATAGTATCGTTTATGAGTGAGTGATTCTGAGACCAATAAATTGTGAGTATTTTACTTGTAATTTTGCTTCCAAATCCAATCTGAACCACCCAATTACATCCTTTGTTTACTAGACCTGCCAAGAGGGGTGTTTATCCTTACAAGTGATAAAGCTGACACAAAACGTTCTCATAATTAACAAAAACATAAAAGGAATGGTCATTCAATTGTTCGAATTAACTATTTCTACTATCTGCTTGATAGTTGTTGAAGTTAGATCGGGTTGGCTAATTAACAAAGAACTCATCAATAGAAGTTCAAGAATATAAAATGCTATAACTGAACTATTCCTCAAATTTGAGGATATGAATGCAAAACTCAGCAACTAGACAAGTTCTCAATGTGTTGTTTAGCTGTGGCTGTGACAAATTTACAAGAGACAATGTATCTTTGACCTCCTCATGACCTGACAATATTTTCTTAGCTAGGATCATTAACATACCTATAAGCCCCAGTTTGATCTACTAAGCAACTTAAAATGTACAACTAAAAAATGAAACAATATCTGATACCTCCAGTTTGTTCTGCCGTATAGAAGGTACTTGTCTGTCACATTCATAATCAACAAGTGATCATGAATGAACAACATATCTGCATTTCCCATTTACGCTCTGGTTCTCATGGTCCTCGCATCTTCTCAACAATGTGCCTGCTTTTCTCTTCAAGATGACGCCTTTTCTCTTCGAACTTCTCACCCATCTTCTTCCGCAAATCAAACATCCTTTCCCTTCTCCCCATTTTCCTTGGCGTTCCCTCATCTTGCTCAATAGAATGATTGCGTTTCTCAGCTACCAAACTTCTATCCACTGATATGATCTGAGAGTTATCCTCCATCCTATGTTCACTAGTTTCGTCTTCGTCATTTTGTGAAGGTGTTCCAAATGGCTCCGAGTCTCTAGTTTCTTGTGGTTTGTCATTCTCTAATAAAGGCGTTGTCAATTCTTCCAACTTTCTGCTGCTTTCCAGGGATGGTTGGCTTGATGAACTTTGTGGAAGAGCAGAGTATGATGATTTGCTGGTCGGCTCTTTACTAGGTTTAGGAATTTTAGGCCTTTGTTGTTTGTGGTCCGAACCAGTACTCGAAGTACATGCATTAGCTTTCACTCCACCAGAAGGTTGATTATTGCTATCATTTGAACTGTCAACCGCAAATTCTTGGTTAATCCATATGAATGGAGCAACAGTGCGAGGAACCCAATCATTCTTTTCTGCTAACATCCATGGGATACAAATGGATTCACAATTGGGGAGTACTAAAGTTTCCCAAATTCCTGCCTGCAGGAGGAAAAGAAATAGTGAAATTTTATAGATTCCCTTTTGGCGGGGAAAAGAAAAATACCAGCTCAATCTCTTGTCCCGAAAATCCAAATTCCAATTTGTGTATAACTGACCATATTTGAGACAAGCTCAACCAGAAAGTAATAAAATGAGAGAAACTTAGGCACTTAAAAGGGGGTCCATATAAACAGATAGAcggagacaaaaaaaaattgcTTATAGAAGATTTATCCTCATTTAATACAATTACTGACACCTGCGATATATGTAAACTCGGTCTAAGTTTAAATAGCCTATGGTCGAGTTACGCTTATGACAACCAACATAAAATTTGTCTATGCATGGCCATGACGCAATGACGTCTTTGGATCCATGTAGGGTTGTGTTAGGTTTGCAACAACCAACGTAAAACTGTCGCATCCCAATGAATGGACATGACGCAATGACGTCTTGGATCCATGTAACCGACTCCACCTAGTAGGAAAAGGCTTTCTTAAAGAGTTAAGAGAGTTACACACTGAATAAAAACTGTAGGAAAAGAATGATCTTTGGCTTGAATTCTTTAATGAAATTACATACCTTTATTCTATTGATGAGGTACGAAGCAATGTGCCCACTAGCTATCTTACGTTCTCCAACAGATGACTCCAAGCTAAAATCAATATCTGGCATTGATGTGAAACCGTACCAGAGTTGATCAGACGGAGGTGGCTTTACATGCAAACGCAATGTCCCTCTGAGGGATTCTACCTTTATTGCCAAAGAGAGCGGAACCTTTTGATAAGAAATAATCAGTTACTCTGAGAATAAACACCTTTAGctgtttcataataataataataataaacgcaCATATCATCAAATATAAATGTCTCTAGGTGCATGCATCAAAATGGTCTAGAATTGCAATATTATGCACCTTGTCAATGATGTTGTATATTATCAAAAACCTACAAAGTGGTTATGCGTGTAGTGACAAGAAAAATGAAGATAATATTAAGAATCATAACCAAAAAAGATTCAACTCACGCACTTcagttaatttagttattaaaagaTTCAGATAAATATATTAACCAACACTTATTGAAAGCAGAAGTCAGTGTTACTCGGaccaatatatttgtatataggAGAAGATGCCAGCTTGCTGCTGAATCTTTCTAAGTAAGAACAGTTTGAGGATTTTCAAATTCAATGCTCTGGTACAAAGAAAAGAGAAGTTTAGCACAAATATGCAATTTTAACAAAAGCCTGTGACTCTCAAGAACCTTCTTGAGATAATCTTGAATTGCATGCTACTTCTGTATAGATTATTCATTTAAATTAACTCATTGTCTTCCAATTGGGAACACTCATGCCCATGGTCATAAACTTGCTGGAAAACAAATGACAATCAGCCACCAGAAAATTACACGATATGATAAACTTTCTAtgcatgtgaaaaagaaaaaaaaaactttatgaTGTCATGAAAACCTATTTGGTTAGAATTCATTTAATGTAACTTTCAAGTAGTATGTTGTAGTACATACACCATTTCAAAATACCGGTCATATATATTGAAATCAAAAGAAAACTAAGTAATAATGGTCTCATTGGAGGCTTCCTGTTTGGCATGTTTGATATGGATTTGTGCAAGTTTGCTAGTCAGTGTCTACccattcagtttcaaggattcagaagaagaaagaaagcaatTTTGTGACATTGCAGTTTATGGGTAATGTGAGTGGTATGGCAATGGTTGGAAAGAAACACACGTATGCTCAATGATATTTCATTACCTCTTAAATTTGTTATGCATCACATAATTTTGAAGAACCTATCTTTTCAGACATGAAAAGGGATTGACTCTAATACAGTTACTAATTTCGTACGAGTTCTTTCATTATGGTTTCTTTTACTGATTTTATTTGTTGGGGATTTCTTATCCTACAATCTTGATTGTTTCTTTATCCAGCTTTACCTTATAAAGTTCTTCTATCAATACACACACAAAGACCTCCCTtgtggttaattttcattggtctttttctatattttccaACAAATGGACAGTCTCTTCACTGGTTTGGTAAATCTTACGGAGAAGTTAATTCAAGTTACTCAAACAAGaagttatttttcaaaaaatttagggtGAAATAACAAGCTCGTGTGCCAAAATATAGGAGGATCTGTGCAACACACACACTATTTAACTGAGAAAAAAGGAATAAAGGAGAGAAGATGCCAATTTATTATGACCACACCACATTAGTGAAATAGCAGAAATTCAATAACAGTGAAAGGGACTGGTAAAGTGTAAATGAAAGAAGAAACCATGGAATAAAGGAGGAAAATATAAGAAAATGGTACCTGTGAAACCTGTTTGGCAAGAGACTTTAATATAGATTTCCATCTTGAACCAGTTGAGGAAGACAAAATCTTCTTAAAGCTCTTAGACACATCTGCTAAGAGAAAGCAAGAAATGATGGAAGTAAATTGAagtttgaaaaataacaaaaaagtatTGGATGTTCAAACAATAATGAAAGTGGAGACCTCATGTCCTGTTTTTATTTCCatttttcatttacttttttgtttttgttttaaaattgtgTGAGGGAGATAGTTAAAATAGGAAATATAAATTGTTTTAACTATTGTCACCTTGACAGAATCCTTAAAATGGGAAACACAAAAAATGGGATAAAAAAAGAAGCCAAACAGGCCCATAATTGTGAAACAGATTGAACAACCTCCGAGACAACCAAGTTCAAGTAGATTTCCCGGAAGAAAGACAAACAACATAAATAATTGTGTTTGACACAACTCAAGAGGAAAGTTCATTATAGGATGCACGTAGAAAATGCATAAATAACTGGACTTGATAGGACTCATCACTAACCAGTGTTCCAATCATCATcgtcttctttttcctcttgtaAATCATTCTTTCTTTcctcaagattcaattgttttccTAAATCTTCAAAACCTTCAAGAAGATCTGATGGGACAGCTCCTCCATCACTTACCTCTGGATTTGAGTCCTCTGTTTCAAGTTCGCCAACTTCAAGCCTTGTTTCGATCTCTACCACCACACCTCCAGAATATTCAATGTCAACTTCAAAGGCCCATACCTCACTCAGTTCCATAGGAAGAACCCTCATTCTAGCTATACAAGGTGGAACATTCCCAGTATTGATGTCAGTACAGATGACTTCACCAATATAGCTGGGAGTCCTCATATTGGACAATGATCTCtgttagattttaataaaaaaataataagaataagaaattaaagaaggaaACTTAACAAACAACAACCACCTCTCTAGCAGCAACCATAATGAAATTAACAAGTAGTGCACTATGACCACAAGTCCATGACGGAATTGCTGCATAAACATTGGTGGGGAAAACAAAATGCATGATTACATTCTCTCCAattctattcaaaaaaaattttaaatcaattaattacATTTTCCATTCACCAGATTGAAAAACTCTGAAACGGAAGAGATGCCTTTTGATTAGTTAAACTAACAAATTTTCTCTACAAAAGAACACATTTGGAAAGAACAGTGGCTGTATtcttaatgttttatatttagcACAATTTAAATTCTATGAGTATAACCTTGAGCTTTATCGAAGAACTAGGAATGAAAAGGTTACTCAATACTCAAAAGATAGAATATCTGTTATCATGTTTCCAGCAACAATAAGCAAATATTCTCAATTTGAATAACAAGTACAGATAAATGCAAGAAATTCATAATTAAGCACAATGATCTCCACTTATACATTGATGCAAAAGAAAGATAACTAAACAAACTCACACGAATCCAATGGGACAAGTACAAACCTGAATCCGTGATTGAATCGATTTCTTCAACTCTGTGTTTCCTTTGACATCAAAAAATAGTCGAGAAATCAACAGATTCCAACATAATGTTCCCTCATCAATGCCAAACTTCTCCTCAGCATCAGCATCATCTACTACCAAGGAACTCTTATGCTTTCCTGTTGGAGCATTTTTCATCAATCCAGTGGCCAAAACTGCATCTTGACCAGCACGAAGCTTCTCACTGTACTTTTTTTCGTCATGGCCTAACAATAAAGCTGAACTTGATTTATGTTCCAAACCAACCCGGGAAGTTCTTTTCGAAAACTTCTTCAAAAGTTGACGAACCTTTGAGGAAGCACTATCAGGCTTACTAGATCTTTCTACCGTATCAACACTTATTCCTGCTGATGGTTTCATAAAAGAATGAAATACAGAATTTAAGGATGTTAAATAATTATGAAATTCTTCATGCAACTGGGAGAACCATTTGATTTTATCCTTTTGATCACATGAAACCAGATGGAGAGCTTTACACCAGGCTTCTTTCTCCCATGAAGTTTCGAGATATATGTAGAGGGTTTTGCTTCCATCATATATTGCAGAGCCCTTACTTTCTAATTTGATGGGGAACCTTTTTGCCCTATTAAGTAAACCATTAATCAAATAAGAACTTGAAACATTTAATTTCTTGAATGAatgatcaataaataaaataaaattcatctCTGCAATATTATGAAACGAATACCCCCAAAATCCATGCTATCACATGACACCCATTTTTAAGAAGCAGAAAAAGACAAAGAATTGACATTCTCTATATGAATACACATATGAGGAGAATTCAGAAAAAGAAGTCCATACAGCTTTGAAGTTTTGAATCAAACGTTGAAATAAAAAATCATGCACAATGCACTTGAAAATGTTTGCCTTTGAAAGGAATAAAATAAGTTACAGAAGACGACTGCAACTCTAGCATAACCAATTTAGTCAAGAATATAATACTCACTATGGTAATTCATTATAACctattcatttcttttctttacacTGATACTAAATAGTTAAACCCATGTATGCGTGTGCAGTTAAGAGAAAACCAGCAATGATAGGAATCACAAACAAAAGAGAGGCAGCATGAGATAAAATTGGAAAAAAGGATATGCATGAATATCACCAAATAAACATCGACACTCTTCCTATTTACTGTGAGAAATTAGATACCACCAAATGAAAGTGACTACAAAATCACATTACCATTTTCTTGAAGAAAAGCTTGAAGCTGACACAGCCTGAACTGTGCAGCCCTTGAGTTCAATTGTTCTCTGCAAACCATCAGACTCTTTTAGAAGAAGCGATTGACCCTTGATCTGCCCATACATTTTGATAGGGGAAACCTCTAAGagctccctttttcttttttgttcttttgaTGGTTTATCCAGCCATGATCTCCAAACTTCTTCTGACTCTAGAACCCATAGAACACCCTGCAAGAAGAAGCTAATTAGAATTAGATGAGGAGTAATAAGATGGATTAAAAATTGTGGAAATTAATGATTCCCAAATGAAGGTTTCAAATCCGTAATTTAGTATTGCATAATCAAAACCTAAAACCTAACAGAGTACCGTGCGGAGTTCCTTACTGGGTTTTCCCCACCCTATGTACAAGACTTTCCTTTTTCCAAATTCTTTAAACATCAATATTTTCTTTGAAATCATTGTGATTAGTGGCACAAGGCTTGGTTAacattaaaataactattttccATAAATCAGAAGCTCtactttccttctttctttctatttccaTTTCCCAATTCCAACCACTAAGAGCCAAAAATGCGAAGGACTAACTAATTGCTTCCTATGAAACTCAGTTTTATATCTGCAGATAAATCGCAGTCTTCAATTTACACGAAGCATACACCAAATCAAAAATGAAGCTCACGTCAacagaaaaaaaagcaaaagaaactGAAGAACATACAATGAATTTTACTCGAAAGCATAAAAAATCAgctcaaattattattattgtaccaGCATTATTATTAacgaattaatttaattaattgattaatatcATTCAGTTTGCTAAAGCGCGTAACgtagtaatataattaaaaatacgattaatttaaatttaaattttgaaagaaaaaaaaaaaagagggagaaaaAGAAGGATTTGAGTTGAGTTGAGTTGAGTTGAAGAATCGAAGAACCTGCTTCTTGGAGACGAAATCGAGAGACTGGAGAGGATCGAGCTCAGCGGGTGGTGGTTGGGAAGCAGCGATTCGGGATTGGTCTCTATCGGCCTTAAAACGCAGTCGTTTGAGGATGAAGAAGAGTGCGAGAGCTTGGGCCGCAAGAACCGCCGCAACCCCAAGAATGAAGCCAACAAAAATCAGTGCAGATACCCACACCATTCTCGATTCTGACTGACGCTGACACCAGAGCTTGGATTGAATAAGAGACTCTGAGAAGTTAAATtcaagtgagagagagagaggaagttggaagatggaaaatggaatgaagaagaagagttgcTTTGTTTCGTTGTTGTGGGTAACAGAACACaaaggaaggaaggaaggaaggaaggaaggaagcGCGTTGTGGGAAGAAAGAAACACGTAACAGTAACAATAACAGTAACAGTAACAGTAACGGCCAGAGACACAGTCGCACCGAGTCATTTCCAATAATCTATTTTTAAATAACTAGTAAATTGTCTATTTGACCCCTGAATATCAAAAcacttattaaat includes:
- the LOC112711062 gene encoding uncharacterized protein isoform X6, with the translated sequence MVWVSALIFVGFILGVAAVLAAQALALFFILKRLRFKADRDQSRIAASQPPPAELDPLQSLDFVSKKQGVLWVLESEEVWRSWLDKPSKEQKRKRELLEVSPIKMYGQIKGQSLLLKESDGLQRTIELKGCTVQAVSASSFSSRKWAKRFPIKLESKGSAIYDGSKTLYIYLETSWEKEAWCKALHLVSCDQKDKIKWFSQLHEEFHNYLTSLNSVFHSFMKPSAGISVDTVERSSKPDSASSKVRQLLKKFSKRTSRVGLEHKSSSALLLGHDEKKYSEKLRAGQDAVLATGLMKNAPTGKHKSSLVVDDADAEEKFGIDEGTLCWNLLISRLFFDVKGNTELKKSIQSRIQQFRHGLVVIVHYLLISLWLLLESYIGEVICTDINTGNVPPCIARMRVLPMELSEVWAFEVDIEYSGGVVVEIETRLEVGELETEDSNPEVSDGGAVPSDLLEGFEDLGKQLNLEERKNDLQEEKEDDDDWNTDVSKSFKKILSSSTGSRWKSILKSLAKQVSQVPLSLAIKVESLRGTLRLHVKPPPSDQLWYGFTSMPDIDFSLESSVGERKIASGHIASYLINRIKVESVTWIQDVIASCPFIGMRQFYVGCCKPNTTLHGSKDVIASWPCIDKFYVGCHKRNSTIGYLNLDRVYIYRRCQ
- the LOC112711062 gene encoding uncharacterized protein isoform X5, which translates into the protein MVWVSALIFVGFILGVAAVLAAQALALFFILKRLRFKADRDQSRIAASQPPPAELDPLQSLDFVSKKQGVLWVLESEEVWRSWLDKPSKEQKRKRELLEVSPIKMYGQIKGQSLLLKESDGLQRTIELKGCTVQAVSASSFSSRKWAKRFPIKLESKGSAIYDGSKTLYIYLETSWEKEAWCKALHLVSCDQKDKIKWFSQLHEEFHNYLTSLNSVFHSFMKPSAGISVDTVERSSKPDSASSKVRQLLKKFSKRTSRVGLEHKSSSALLLGHDEKKYSEKLRAGQDAVLATGLMKNAPTGKHKSSLVVDDADAEEKFGIDEGTLCWNLLISRLFFDVKGNTELKKSIQSRIQQFRHGLVVIVHYLLISLWLLLESYIGEVICTDINTGNVPPCIARMRVLPMELSEVWAFEVDIEYSGGVVVEIETRLEVGELETEDSNPEVSDGGAVPSDLLEGFEDLGKQLNLEERKNDLQEEKEDDDDWNTADVSKSFKKILSSSTGSRWKSILKSLAKQVSQVPLSLAIKVESLRGTLRLHVKPPPSDQLWYGFTSMPDIDFSLESSVGERKIASGHIASYLINRIKVESVTWIQDVIASCPFIGMRQFYVGCCKPNTTLHGSKDVIASWPCIDKFYVGCHKRNSTIGYLNLDRVYIYRRCQ
- the LOC112711062 gene encoding uncharacterized protein isoform X7, with amino-acid sequence MVWVSALIFVGFILGVAAVLAAQALALFFILKRLRFKADRDQSRIAASQPPPAELDPLQSLDFVSKKQGVLWVLESEEVWRSWLDKPSKEQKRKRELLEVSPIKMYGQIKGQSLLLKESDGLQRTIELKGCTVQAVSASSFSSRKWAKRFPIKLESKGSAIYDGSKTLYIYLETSWEKEAWCKALHLVSCDQKDKIKWFSQLHEEFHNYLTSLNSVFHSFMKPSAGISVDTVERSSKPDSASSKVRQLLKKFSKRTSRVGLEHKSSSALLLGHDEKKYSEKLRAGQDAVLATGLMKNAPTGKHKSSLVVDDADAEEKFGIDEGTLCWNLLISRLFFDVKGNTELKKSIQSRIQRSLSNMRTPSYIGEVICTDINTGNVPPCIARMRVLPMELSEVWAFEVDIEYSGGVVVEIETRLEVGELETEDSNPEVSDGGAVPSDLLEGFEDLGKQLNLEERKNDLQEEKEDDDDWNTADVSKSFKKILSSSTGSRWKSILKSLAKQVSQVPLSLAIKVESLRGTLRLHVKPPPSDQLWYGFTSMPDIDFSLESSVGERKIASGHIASYLINRIKVESVTWIQDVIASCPFIGMRQFYVGCCKPNTTLHGSKDVIASWPCIDKFYVGCHKRNSTIGYLNLDRVYIYRRCQ
- the LOC112711062 gene encoding uncharacterized protein isoform X8, whose translation is MVWVSALIFVGFILGVAAVLAAQALALFFILKRLRFKADRDQSRIAASQPPPAELDPLQSLDFVSKKQGVLWVLESEEVWRSWLDKPSKEQKRKRELLEVSPIKMYGQIKGQSLLLKESDGLQRTIELKGCTVQAVSASSFSSRKWAKRFPIKLESKGSAIYDGSKTLYIYLETSWEKEAWCKALHLVSCDQKDKIKWFSQLHEEFHNYLTSLNSVFHSFMKPSAGISVDTVERSSKPDSASSKVRQLLKKFSKRTSRVGLEHKSSSALLLGHDEKKYSEKLRAGQDAVLATGLMKNAPTGKHKSSLVVDDADAEEKFGIDEGTLCWNLLISRLFFDVKGNTELKKSIQSRIQRSLSNMRTPSYIGEVICTDINTGNVPPCIARMRVLPMELSEVWAFEVDIEYSGGVVVEIETRLEVGELETEDSNPEVSDGGAVPSDLLEGFEDLGKQLNLEERKNDLQEEKEDDDDWNTDVSKSFKKILSSSTGSRWKSILKSLAKQVSQVPLSLAIKVESLRGTLRLHVKPPPSDQLWYGFTSMPDIDFSLESSVGERKIASGHIASYLINRIKVESVTWIQDVIASCPFIGMRQFYVGCCKPNTTLHGSKDVIASWPCIDKFYVGCHKRNSTIGYLNLDRVYIYRRCQ